A genomic window from Martelella lutilitoris includes:
- a CDS encoding transporter substrate-binding domain-containing protein, translating to MKKLTSALLGAAACLALSAGAASAETVKVGVAAEPYPPFTVPDAAGNWTGWEIDLMDALCKEAALDCVITPIAWDGIIPALTAGKIDAIMASMSITPEREEQIAFSDKYYSTPGAIVAEAGSGIEPTNESLSGKVLGVQVSTTNQDYAEKHFPDAEIKTYQTQDEVNQDLYAGRIDAEIADLVTLQPFLESDNGKACCEMMGTVAQDVEIYGPGIGVGLRKDDTELREKFNAAIAAVRADGTYEEITKKYFDFDIYGD from the coding sequence ATGAAAAAACTGACTTCCGCACTTCTCGGCGCCGCAGCCTGCCTTGCGCTTTCTGCCGGCGCCGCTTCCGCCGAAACCGTCAAGGTCGGCGTTGCCGCCGAGCCCTATCCGCCCTTCACCGTGCCGGACGCCGCCGGCAACTGGACCGGTTGGGAAATCGACCTGATGGATGCCCTCTGCAAGGAAGCCGCGCTTGACTGCGTCATCACGCCGATCGCCTGGGACGGCATCATTCCGGCGCTGACCGCCGGCAAGATCGACGCCATCATGGCCTCGATGTCGATCACGCCCGAGCGCGAGGAGCAGATCGCCTTCTCCGACAAGTATTACAGCACTCCCGGCGCCATTGTCGCCGAGGCCGGTTCGGGCATCGAGCCGACCAATGAAAGCCTGTCGGGCAAGGTGCTCGGCGTGCAGGTCTCGACCACGAACCAGGATTATGCCGAAAAGCATTTCCCCGATGCCGAGATCAAGACCTACCAGACCCAGGATGAGGTCAACCAGGATCTTTATGCCGGCCGCATCGACGCCGAGATCGCAGACCTCGTAACGCTTCAGCCCTTCCTCGAAAGCGACAACGGCAAGGCGTGCTGCGAGATGATGGGCACAGTCGCGCAGGATGTTGAAATCTACGGCCCCGGAATCGGCGTCGGCCTGCGGAAGGACGACACCGAACTGCGCGAAAAGTTCAACGCCGCAATCGCCGCCGTCCGCGCGGACGGCACCTATGAAGAGATTACGAAGAAGTATTTCGACTTCGACATCTACGGCGATTGA
- a CDS encoding ABC transporter ATP-binding protein, protein MKAENNPQDGDPAEAVTVDDLHKSFGDFEVLKGVSLKARQGEVIAIIGGSGSGKSTLLRCINMLEWPTRGRICVHGEEIAMKADGHGGLMPADRKQIQRIRTRLAMVFQSFNLWQHMTLMQNVIEVPVHVLGVKRDAAVAEAERLLRRVGLYEKRDAYPAFLSGGQQQRAAIARALAIQPEAMLFDEPTSALDPELVGEVLTVIRDLAEEGRTMLLVTHEMGFAREVASEIVFLHDGRVEEQGAPQTVFDNPESERLRKFISSVQ, encoded by the coding sequence ATGAAGGCTGAAAACAATCCGCAGGATGGCGACCCCGCAGAAGCGGTCACCGTCGACGATCTCCATAAATCCTTCGGAGATTTCGAAGTGCTCAAAGGCGTGTCGCTCAAGGCCCGTCAGGGCGAGGTCATCGCCATTATCGGCGGTTCCGGATCGGGAAAATCCACCCTGTTGCGCTGCATCAATATGCTGGAATGGCCGACGCGCGGCCGCATCTGCGTGCATGGCGAGGAAATCGCCATGAAGGCTGATGGCCATGGCGGGCTGATGCCGGCCGACCGCAAGCAGATCCAGCGCATCCGCACGCGTCTTGCCATGGTGTTCCAGAGCTTCAATCTCTGGCAGCACATGACGCTGATGCAGAATGTCATCGAAGTGCCGGTGCATGTGCTCGGCGTCAAACGCGATGCGGCTGTCGCCGAGGCGGAAAGGCTTCTGCGCCGCGTCGGGCTCTACGAAAAACGCGACGCCTATCCGGCCTTCCTGTCCGGCGGCCAGCAGCAGCGGGCGGCGATAGCCCGCGCGCTTGCCATCCAGCCGGAGGCCATGCTGTTTGACGAGCCGACCTCCGCACTCGACCCGGAACTGGTCGGCGAGGTGCTGACGGTCATCCGCGATCTTGCCGAGGAAGGCCGCACCATGCTGCTGGTCACCCACGAGATGGGCTTTGCCCGCGAGGTCGCCAGCGAAATCGTCTTCCTGCATGACGGCCGGGTGGAAGAACAGGGCGCGCCGCAAACCGTCTTCGACAATCCGGAATCCGAACGACTGAGGAAATTCATCAGTTCCGTGCAATAG
- a CDS encoding dimethylarginine dimethylaminohydrolase family protein, producing the protein MAQPIRRVIMRRPGESLLRADPAVWHYGKAFNAERAIGQYAAFADLVAASGAEILWYEDKGDGLADAMFTHDPSLVADSGAILLNMGKPLRKGEVDGHEAIYRAAGIPILGRLTGSGTVEGGDCVWVDERTLCIGRGVRSNAEGIDQVRRLLAPHGISVLSFDLPLWQGEEACLHLMSVISPLADKLALVYAPLLPAPFYQLLKEKGYTLVEAPEDEFMASNGLNLNVLPTKPLDVIAVAGFDKTKAAMEKAGCTVATFEADALCIACEGGPTCLTRPILRG; encoded by the coding sequence ATGGCGCAGCCCATCAGGCGGGTGATCATGCGCCGGCCCGGCGAAAGCCTTTTGCGGGCGGATCCCGCCGTCTGGCATTACGGCAAGGCCTTCAACGCCGAGCGCGCGATCGGCCAATACGCGGCATTTGCCGATCTTGTGGCGGCCTCGGGCGCCGAAATCCTCTGGTATGAGGACAAGGGCGATGGGCTTGCCGATGCCATGTTCACCCACGATCCCTCGCTGGTTGCCGATAGCGGCGCGATCCTGCTCAACATGGGCAAGCCCCTGCGCAAGGGCGAGGTCGACGGCCATGAAGCGATCTATCGCGCGGCCGGCATTCCGATCCTCGGGCGACTGACCGGGTCCGGCACGGTGGAAGGTGGGGATTGCGTCTGGGTTGACGAACGCACGCTCTGCATCGGCCGCGGCGTGCGGTCCAATGCCGAAGGCATCGACCAGGTGCGCAGGCTTCTGGCACCACATGGCATTTCTGTTCTGAGCTTCGATCTGCCGCTGTGGCAGGGCGAAGAGGCCTGCCTGCATCTGATGAGCGTGATCTCGCCCTTGGCCGACAAGCTGGCGCTGGTCTATGCGCCGCTTCTGCCCGCGCCGTTCTATCAGTTGCTGAAGGAGAAGGGCTATACGCTGGTGGAGGCGCCGGAAGACGAGTTCATGGCGTCCAACGGCCTCAATCTCAATGTTCTGCCGACAAAGCCGCTCGATGTGATCGCCGTCGCCGGTTTCGACAAGACGAAGGCAGCGATGGAAAAGGCCGGCTGCACCGTCGCGACATTCGAGGCCGATGCGCTCTGCATCGCCTGCGAGGGCGGACCGACCTGCCTGACGCGGCCGATCCTTCGAGGCTGA
- a CDS encoding TetR/AcrR family transcriptional regulator has protein sequence MSRKPFRRASDAERRADLIEAMLDCIAEGGIQNATVREVAERAGVSGGLIRHYFETKEQLLHAAYRQTMAAMTEISAAAGMADDKSARDKLAGFVAACLMPPMIDARRLSLWAAFIAMARIDPAMGAIHRESYLEYRALIERLLAGAFREAGRDVAAADIRQLAIEINAVLDGLWLEGSLADDIFEDRELLKAGLHSVGAITGLRLEDFEG, from the coding sequence ATGAGCCGCAAGCCCTTCCGCCGCGCCTCTGACGCCGAACGGCGTGCCGACCTGATCGAGGCGATGCTCGATTGCATCGCCGAGGGCGGCATCCAGAACGCAACGGTCAGGGAAGTGGCGGAGCGGGCGGGCGTCTCCGGCGGGCTGATCCGCCATTATTTCGAGACCAAGGAACAGCTGCTTCACGCAGCCTATCGCCAGACCATGGCGGCGATGACCGAGATATCCGCCGCGGCGGGCATGGCGGACGACAAGAGCGCGCGGGATAAGCTGGCGGGCTTTGTCGCCGCCTGCCTGATGCCGCCGATGATCGACGCAAGGCGGCTTTCACTCTGGGCGGCCTTCATCGCCATGGCGCGGATCGATCCCGCCATGGGCGCGATCCACCGGGAAAGCTATCTGGAATACCGGGCGCTGATCGAGCGCCTTCTGGCCGGCGCCTTTCGCGAGGCCGGACGCGACGTTGCCGCAGCTGATATCCGCCAGCTGGCGATCGAGATCAACGCCGTCCTCGACGGGCTCTGGCTCGAGGGCTCGCTTGCCGACGACATTTTCGAAGACAGGGAATTGCTGAAAGCGGGACTTCATTCGGTGGGGGCGATCACCGGCCTTCGGCTTGAAGATTTTGAAGGATGA